A single window of Periophthalmus magnuspinnatus isolate fPerMag1 chromosome 9, fPerMag1.2.pri, whole genome shotgun sequence DNA harbors:
- the zgc:152968 gene encoding uncharacterized protein zgc:152968 isoform X4 — translation MFPSSGLFAHIDCSLFEGALCERPHCVFKHVNEDQKRPMFDKSYLTAASEEAADECLQELERINREIESVKHQVEEEQRKLSHYQINQASERSNSYNPQVMSKNVAQSCYSSHTSPSAPHSKPKKYILDSSKPRTDLEYDPLSNFSSDLRSYCSSNREQKTRREQVTLNQRKRNVLVPPPPKQSPEHSDSNEEDILIIDLSASPDKTKDDTKTASDMTAANTSGKIKTLEQSVNPLNSVSSKNVTSNNSIPDEENIFVKMTQHLSNYNNLTPPQPCEQKNTVQDRNANANTFPVNKTPTSQIQKTETPGKNVATADSPNLPNEKKREIQEQKQPTAPKQPQMVFVGSLCEPQDILSAAKLTSNIEMLSAVSDQPIPPKKEDVILIDSSSEDELNYSDLDVSESDPDEECYRIFMEANGENPNPDLNPKSSKPPPEFVCNAEAGKIEVNLPSPAVLGKKRVAHEARVTDYPVAKVRPQPQVLVPLRAPVSSSPPVPAPPVICKVEQRRSVLTASIKAGQASMSRGHPEAQRAQTSPCPVPPKPASYVSYIPLGATVIDVGNNLHLVLPEGTFPVSNSSGQVASVLTPITTVNTDQVSSVLTPITPVNTHSVTIRQACHPSAPTQQRRTSQPVIIPPLARRPVMATTSTNQCSSTPASVVKPVATKRKLKQQCETVKVPHDIRQSYVNKFTEEFFKTTGNVHEAFEKALAEEKAVYNRSMNKLKYLSIAVNALKKLRNQSCGAAEENNQTNKKTKGSIPLNPSLLNGKGMIMLYECLKDYVLTEEMLIEKNFPLQNPEKNGSAILFSDNKKSILDPLRKLCCRCGATYSVSQTGKHTRKEECTYHYGKGVENKVPGGVETRYSCCQGVMGSPGCQVFKLHVCNSLSMDGFVSTAPRDPADKSCPGVFSLNCEMVFWDQSGRCGGTLPVPQKSPRYSIELHQC, via the exons ATGTTCCCCTCAAGTGGCCTTTTTGCACACATAGATTGTAGTTTATTTGAAGGTGCACTTTGTGAACGACCTcattgtgtgtttaaacatgttaatgaaGATCAGAAAAGACCCATGTTTGACAAATCGTACCTGACGG CAGCTAGTGAAGAGGCCGCTGACGAGTGCCTTCAAGAACTTGAGCGGATAAACCGGGAGATTGAAAGTGTGAAGCACCAAGTGGAGGAAGAACAGCGGAAACTGTCACACTACCAGATTAACCAGGCATCTGAAAGGTCCAACTCCTACAACCCTCAGGTGATGAGTAAGAATGTTGCTCAAAGTTGTTATTCTTCACACACCTCTCCTTCAGCGCCGCACTCTAAACCAAAAAAGTACATACTTGACAGCTCAAAGCCTAGGACTGATTTGGAGTACGACCCTCTTTCCAATTTCTCTTCTGATCTGCGGTCCTACTGCTCATCAAACAGGGAGCAGAAAACTAGAAGGGAACAAGTTACACTAAATCAAAGGAAACGAAATGTGCTGGTCCCGCCACCCCCAAAACAGTCTCCTGAGCATTCTGACTCAAACGAAGAGGACATTCTAATCATTGACCTGTCTGCCTCCCCTGACAAAACTAAAGACGATACAAAAACTGCCTCAGACATGACCGCTGCAAATACAAGTGGAAAAATCAAAACTCTTGAACAAAGTGTAAACCCTTTAAATTCAGTATCTTCAAAAAATGTTACCAGCAATAATTCCATACCCGATGAGGAAAATATTTTCGTTAAAATGACTCAGCATTTGTCTAATTATAATAATCTAACCCCACCGCAGCCCTGTGAACAAAAGAACACAGTACAAGATAGAAACGCCAATGCTAATACATTCCCAGTTAATAAGACTCCAACAAGTCAGATCCAAAAAACTGAAACTCCTGGTAAGAATGTGGCCACTGCTGATTCTCCAAACctgccaaatgaaaaaaaaagagaaattcaAGAGCAGAAGCAACCAACTGCACCGAAGCAACCACAGATGGTGTTTGTTGGGAGCCTTTGTGAACCTCAGGATATATTATCAGCTGCAAAGTTGACAAGTAATATTGAAATGCTCTCTGCCGTGAGTGACCAGCCAATCCCACCCAAAAAGGAAGACGTTATACTGATTGATTCTAGCTCTGAAGATGAACTAAACTACTCCGACTTGGATGTATCTGAGAGTGATCCAGATGAGGAATGCTACAGAATTTTTATGGAGGCAAATGGAGagaaccctaaccctgaccttAACCCTAAATCATCTAAACCCCCACCTGAGTTT GTTTGTAATGCAGAGGCTGGAAAAATAGAGGTAAATTTGCCATCACCAGCTGTACTGGGAAAGAAGAGGGTCGCTCATGAGGCCAGAGTCACAGAC TATCCCGTGGCAAAGGTCCGACCACAGCCCCAGGTTCTTGTACCCCTCCGGGCGCCAgtgtcctcttctcctccagtCCCTGCACCACCGGTAATCTGCAAAGTGGAGCAGAGGCGTTCAGTTTTGACCGCTTCCATCAAAGCAGGACAGGCCTCGATGTCCAGAGGGCACCCTGAGGCCCAACGCGCTCAAACCTCTCCATGTCCTGTCCCACCGAAGCCAG CGTCATATGTCAGTTATATTCCTTTGGGAGCTACAGTGATCGATGTGGGCAACAATCTGCACTTGGTCCTGCCAGAGGGGACATTCCCAGTGTCTAACAGCTCTGGACAAGTTGCCTCAGTGCTAACTCCCATCACAACAGTGAATACAGACCAGGTTAGCTCAGTGCTAACTCCAATTACACCAGTGAACACACACTCAGTCACCATCAGACAGGCTTGTCATCCATCTGCACCAACACAACAGAGGCGCACTTCCCAACCTGTGATCATCCCTCCTCTGGCTCGCAGGCCTGTCATGGCCACAACAAGCACAAATCAATGTTCCTCAACTCCAGCTTCTGTAGTTAAG cCAGTTGCTACTAAACGTAAATTGAAGCAGCAATGTGAGACTGTCAAAGTGCCTCATGACATTAGGCAAAGTTATGTGAACAAGTTTACTGAAGAATTTTTCAAGACCACAGGTAATGTGCATGAAGCGTTTGAAAAG GCACTTGCTGAAGAAAAGGCTGTATATAATCGTAGCATGAATAAGTTAAAATATTTGAGCATCGCTGTAAATGCACTGAAGAAGCTGAGGAACCAAAGTTGTGGAGCAGCTGAAG AGAACAATCAAACTAATAAAAAGACAAAGGGCAGCATCCCACTGAACCCTAGTCTGCTGAATGGAAAAG GAATGATAATGTTGTATGAGTGTTTAAAGGACTACGTTTTGACTGAGGAAATGCTGATTGAAAAAAACTTTCCGCTCCAGAATCCAGAAAAAAATGGAAGTGccattcttttttcagacaacAAAAAAAGCATCTTGGACC cACTCCGGAAACTGTGCTGTCGCTGTGGTGCTACATACTCTGTGAGTCAAACAGGGAAGCACACTCGAAAGGAGGAGTGCACTTACCACTATGGAAAGGGGGTTGAAAATAAAG TGCCTGGTGGTGTGGAGACGCGCTACAGTTGCTGTCAGGGAGTCATGGGGTCACCTGGTTGCCAAGTGTTCAAG cTGCATGTGTGCAATTCCTTAAGCATGGATGGGTTTGTATCAACTGCACCAAGAGATCCTGCAGACAAAAGCTGCCCTGGAGTTTTCTCCTTGAACTGTGAAATG GTTTTCTGGGATCAGTCCGGAAGATGTGGAGGGACACTCCCAGTCCCTCAAAAAAGTCCAAGATACTCTATTGAGCTTCATCAGTGCTGA